Part of the Melopsittacus undulatus isolate bMelUnd1 chromosome 12, bMelUnd1.mat.Z, whole genome shotgun sequence genome, CTTTTGTTGCCTCGTGTCTGTGGCAGTGCAGGGTATTACTCTccatgtggggaaaaaaggtgtTTAGTACATGTTGTTTCTGACACATGATGATGTAAAAAGGACACTTACATGGtcaggggaaggaaaacagttATTACATACACAACCAGGCATGCACAAaagctgcatccctggcagtgttcaaggccaggttggacagagccttgggtgccatggtttagtgtgaggtgtccctgcccatggcaggggggttggaacttgatgatcttaaggtcctttccaactttaactattctatgattctataacccTGGCACACAAGCAGTTAGGAATTTGAGAGTGTTACTGCCAGCTTTTAAATAGggacaaacaagaaaaaggacTGATGCTATGAACGAGCAGTAGGACATACATTAGCACTGCTAATGGAGCAAGATTCCACCACTGCTGCAGGGCACTGCCCAGGCCATGCAGGAACATTATGTTGTGCCCTAGCCATACCCTTTGGCTCAGGCGCAGCAGAGGGTTGTTATAAGCACTAGAAATGATCAAGCCTCTAAATCCTAGTATGTGATGCCATAAGGATGTGACAGTCCATGGCAGCCTAGGAAGGAATAGCTTGGGCTCATCCACCTACCCCATAATccagaaaatacaaagacagTGTAAAACTAaccctgcttttccttccactgTCCTGCACcttctgtgctttgcttccTGGAGAACCAGCGGGGCTCACAGAAGTGCAGTGAGTGCTAGGCTTGGCTAACATATGGGGTTCTTACACACAATGTTTTGTCTTGTCCCAAGTGGGTGGCCATGTGGATTTTGAAGATTTTGTTGAGCTGATGGGACCAAAGCTGCTAGCAGAAACTGCAGACATGATTGGTGTAAAAGAGCTCCGTGATGCCTTCAGAGAGGTGAGTGTTCCTTACCGTGTGCCCCCAGAGAGGTGAGCAGCAGGAGACAGGAAGGAGACTcgctggggaagaggaggagaaagagcagTACAAGACAGAGAAAGAGCCAAGCCAGGTGTGaaacaagggaagagcagagaaagtCACTAAGATAAGGGAGCCCCTGAggcaaggaagaggaaagctggTGCAGACACAGCAGTTACGAGGGGTTTCTGAGGAGAAAACAGACTGGATCCAAAAGGcacacaaagaaggaaaaggagggacaCAAAAGAAATGTAGGAAAACCAGGGCACTTGGGAGCAGGACAGTACAAAATCCAGCCCAGAGCAAGATCCATTTCCATTAAGTGTATTTCCCCTGATGGTATGTTTCATGTACTCACAGTTTGACACCAATGGTGATGGGGAGATCAGCACCAGTGAGCTGCGAGAAGCCATGAAGAAGCTTCTAGGGCAGCAGGTGGGCCATCGGGATATTGAAGAGATCATCCGGGATGTGGATCTGAATGGAGATGGACGTGTTGATTTTGAAGGTGAGAAGGGATAAATGCTCCCTGTCCATCTGCTGTGGGGTGAGTCAGAGTTTCAGCTcagaggcagaagcagaagggaagatTTGCATGCTCAGGGCCCAGGTATCTGAAGTATGGAGAAAACCACaagattttctttcctagtCATTtgaggaaaatgaagaacattGGCCCCCGCAGGAAATGCCTCAGCTGAAGTATTCATTTGTGTATCATCTCTTGCTGCATCTCAGTTTCAATTGGGTCTTCATAATCCTAGCATAGTAAGAGAAATGCCTTGTCACAGAGAAGGAGATTTAGGTGCACACATGCTGTGCCAGCCTTCTTTTTATGGGACAATAAATCTATTGCAAAAGCTGTGAGGAGGCTAGATTGGTTTGGAGAATGCATTGCAGCCTCCATTTCCTCTGGCTCACCTTGCTATCTGGGTTTATAGAGAATTTGTTTCTGTGCCTTTATGGCAGATACGCTTACTGGGACTGCAGATATCTGATCTGGAGGTGTCTTGTTAAATCCTAGAGATAACTCATTTCTTCTCTCACTTTTCATGCCAGAAGGACTTGGGAAAAACAGAGTGCTATTAGCCATGGCAGGAGCAGTATTAATAGAGCTCAGTGTTTCTGGCAAGGGAAGCAGTTGATAGCAGACAGCTAAGCGGATATAAGAGCTGGAAGGTGTGAGAGCGTGGCAGGCTGCTGTTTTCCTAGTGCAAACCCAGACATCCCTTTGCAGTAAGAGTGAAGAACtactgaattaaaattaaatagactGTTTTTTTGGCTCAGAGTATTCCTGGGTCTCCCACATCACACAGAGCCTCTGTCCCCAGGATTACTGAGGGCTTCAAAAACTAGAAGTGTCTCTCTGGAACATATCTGGTAGCTGCAGTTGTTCTAATGCACTGGCTGATTACATGACAGTAGCTCTCCTTGTTTCCTACAGCTAAATTGTGTTAGACAGCTTAAATACATGGAATGCTATCCCAGTATAATTTTCTCTGTGAGTTACTGCTTTAGTTATCAAAGGACAGCTCCATcaatggaaaaggagaagtCAAGGGGGGTAATTTCCACTGCCCTCCTTTTTGCAGTTATTAGTTCCTTGGCAATTCAAGTGCAGACTGAAAACACATTTATATCCGATGGCATTTACACTCCATTTGAACAATTGTAATGGACTTCACAAGCTGCAGGATGGTGAAGAAATAGATCCAGGGTAGCCTTACAGTTAGCCTGTATCTTTAAAAACCTAAAGTCCATCAAAGTAAACTTTTCTCTGTAAAAATGCTGGTACCTACCAAAACACTAGTGCTTTCCCACAACGCTGTCTCTGTGAAGTGGCAAGCTTACTATGAAACCATACTGTGTTCCCAAGACTATAAATCAGGGTCCCCTGAAGTTACAGAGGAGACAACACTTGCCATAGTGTCTCACAGGGAGCTGCTTGTGCATACAGGACTGTACACTAGCTGGGAGGGAGTCCAAGGCAAGGAACTGACCTGCTAGTGAGCTCCTGTCACTATATCTAATGCGAGGACTAAAGCCCATTCTGTGGGAGCTCTCCAGGATCAGTCACGGAGCAGCACAGACCTGCTGGCAGTGTATTGACTCTGGGTTTGTGCCCGGCTGCATGCTCTCTCTAGGGAATGAGAGCTGGGTTGGGGACCATGGATGCCTCCTGCTTCAGGGCTGTCCTTTCTTACTGGTTGCAGAGTTTGTTCGCATGATGTCCCGTTGAAGATTATTCTCAGCTAAAGAAGAATCAGCACCTTAGAGAGGGCAGAAGAGGACCTAGATGGAGCATCTAGCCCCGATGTTCCCATGTGAAGGTTTATCGGCTGGCTGCAACTGGGACATTGCAAGATGacctgctgctcctccctcaTGGTGGTCCCCATGCCCCTCCACCCTTTCACACTGTGAAAGACTTGCAACTTCCTACAACTGGAACCATTCCTTGGAAATGATTGCAGGAAACTGCAGAGCCAGGACTTGCCATGATGCTTTCATGGGATATTTGCAACTTTAGactcctcctccccagctttGTTCTCCCACCAGCTGCTGCAAAGCAAGAGCAGGAGAAATCCTCTTGGCTTGCTGGATGAGAGCAAAGCCATTGGGACTGGTGGCAGCCTCAGGGCGTGCTCTGCACTTCTTGGTTTCCCTTGGTGAACCGTGTCTGTGTTTGCtgtctatgtgtgtgtgtctatctGTGTGGAGTTATTTATGCTTCCCCGGCACGTATTTCGCATCTCCTGTGATTATGTTTACCAAGAGTACATTCAAATACATGTCTTGAGGGGAGAAAGCGATAAATATGCACGCTGAAATGATGTCTGGATGTCCCTGAGAGGTGgtggctgggctgggggagaAGGGCTTCAGCAGATGCACAAGCCATCATTGGCACCAGGATGCAGAGGCGAGTCCTTGCCAAGGAAATGGGATTCACTGCCAGCCTCTAAGCCTGCAGCTGGGGGCCTGGAGATGCCTCGTGGTGAGAGCAGTGTGAGGGTCCCCAAGCCCTGCATTCCCCCTGCTTGCAAAGGGGCAAGTGGGAGCCCCCATGGTGTTATGGCAAGGAACAGTAGGAGAAAGGACACAGAGGGGagctgggtgggatggggataggCAGCAGTAGCCACCATCACTCCTTTTCAGATGAtttcaaacacagctgtgaATGAATGCACAGtgggggctgtgctgctggagctgagctgttGGTGCCAGTGATTGCCCTTGATCCTCCCTGTCTGGCAGTGCCCTGCTCTCCAGCTTGTTCACACTCCAAAATGGTGCAGATATATGCAGCAGTGACCATGACAGCAGCCTCCAGGCCCTATTCTTCTCTATCGACCTCCTTCTCCTTACCCCAACATGATTCCTacctcctgctcccttcccctACCTTGCCAGACCTATGGTTATCCTCTTTCTCTATGCAGATTCTCAGTTACAAGTTGCCAGGACTAATTTCTGCTTGGCTTCAAAGGGCATCATCATCACTGTGCATTTCTCAGTGAGAATGGGAGCTGTTTTCCTCTCAGTTTTCCCTTTACTCCAGCTGGGAGGTTAAGGACCAATatcctcctgcttcctccatCTCAGGTCTTTCACTTCCCAGGTTCCCTTTCAAATTCTCAAGGTCCACAAATCCATGTCCCAGAGGAGGATTTTCCCTTACGCTGTCCTGTTGCTGTGCCAATCACCATAACTGCGGCAATGGCTCATATCCCAGCaatggaaaagctgtttctcc contains:
- the CABP1 gene encoding calcium-binding protein 1 isoform X3, yielding MGNCVKSPLRNLSKKDRELRPEEIEELREAFKEFDKDKDGFINCRDLGNCMRTMGYMPTEMELIELSQQINMNLGGHVDFEDFVELMGPKLLAETADMIGVKELRDAFREFDTNGDGEISTSELREAMKKLLGQQVGHRDIEEIIRDVDLNGDGRVDFEEFVRMMSR
- the CABP1 gene encoding calcium-binding protein 1 isoform X2 — translated: MVLAQNCAVMHNLLGPACIFLRKGFAENRQPDRELRPEEIEELREAFKEFDKDKDGFINCRDLGNCMRTMGYMPTEMELIELSQQINMNLGGHVDFEDFVELMGPKLLAETADMIGVKELRDAFREFDTNGDGEISTSELREAMKKLLGQQVGHRDIEEIIRDVDLNGDGRVDFEEFVRMMSR